A single Argentina anserina chromosome 7, drPotAnse1.1, whole genome shotgun sequence DNA region contains:
- the LOC126802588 gene encoding uncharacterized protein LOC126802588, whose protein sequence is MDCFFKGANEDLTPSPVDILRCPFLRNINEPTNFSFSSMSSVAFPMPVRAASKGPIFEDGPNFDMAFKLFHGSDGVVPLSGRSYEHSEKVERQSAPCMFNPLAAKAATISLSSFGPGGPFGFDAFSEKWKKMQKKSNSSKKGSSSKGGNSNHEAASNEWLQSGNCPIAKSFRAVSGVVPLVAKALQLPPGMKVKCPPAIVAARAALAKTAFAKNLRPQPLPAKVLVIGALGMAANVPLGIWREHTKKFSPSWFAAVHAAVPFIAVLRKSVLMPKSAMAFTIAASILGQVIGSRAERYRLKAKAAKNFALTETSVQLKKTETSVGGMKSQFQVVEAKSGHCTEIEEWNSVALQVTRPSSSTDVFC, encoded by the exons ATGGACTGTTTTTTCAAAGGTGCGAATGAGGACTTGACGCCGTCTCCGGTGGACATTCTTAGGTGTCCATTTTTGAGGAACATTAATGAGCCCACCAATTTTTCCTTCTCCTCCATGTCGTCCGTGGCTTTCCCAATGCCG GTACGTGCGGCCAGCAAAGGTCCAATTTTCGAAGATGGTCCCAATTTTGACATGGCCTTTAAGCTTTTCCATGGGAGTGATGGCGTTGTCCCTCTCTCTGGACGATCATATGAGCATTCTGAGAAAGTTGAGCGACAATCGGCCCCGTGCATGTTTAATCCATTAGCTGCAAAGGCAGCTACTATCAGCCTCTCATCCTTTGGACCTGGAGGACCCTTCGGTTTTGATGCATTTTCTGAGAAGTGGAAGaaaatgcaaaagaaatcCAATTCCTCAAAAAAAGGGTCTTCTTCAAAG GGAGGAAACTCTAATCATGAGGCAGCAAGTAACGAGTGGCTGCAAAGTGGAAACTGTCCGATTGCAAAATCATTCCGTGCTGTTAGTGGTGTTGTTCCACTTGTGGCAAAGGCTTTACAGCTCCCTCCAGGCATGAAAGTGAAGTGCCCACCAGCAATAGTTGCAGCTAGAGCAGCACTGGCAAAAACTGCATTTGCAAAGAACCTCCGCCCACAACCCCTGCCTGCAAAAGTACTTGTGATTGGAGCACTGGGAATGGCAGCCAATGTTCCTCTAGGGATATGGAGGGAGCACACAAAGAAATTTTCTCCATCTTGGTTTGCTGCTGTGCATGCAGCTGTTCCATTCATAGCTGTACTTCGAAAGTCTGTGTTGATGCCCAAGTCAGCTATGGCATTTACCATTGCAGCTTCTATATTAGGACAGGTAATTGGTTCCAGAGCAGAGCGCTACCGTCTGAAGGCAAAGGCGGCTAAAAACTTTGCTCTGACTGAAACTTCTGTCCAGCTCAAAAAGACGGAAACCTCTGTTGGTGGGATGAAAAGCCAGTTCCAGGTGGTTGAAGCGAAATCTGGTCATTGCACGGAGATTGAGGAATGGAATTCGGTAGCTCTGCAGGTCACACGCCCTTCTTCATCAACCGATGTGTTCTGCTAA